The Acidobacteriota bacterium DNA window TCCCGGGAGCCGCTCCCCTTGAGCTGTCGGGCCTCGGCAAACGCCTTCTTGAGCGGCTCCAGCGCGCTCTTGTCCCTCAGAGCCCCGATGGCGTAGGCGGCGAATTCCCGGCGCCTGACATCCTTGTGGGCGAGCAGGGCGAGGAGCGGTTTCTTGAACCGGGCGTCCCGCAAAACGCCGATCCGGGGGAGGATCTGGAAAAGGTCCTCGATATCTCCCGAATCGATGACGGCCAGGCAGTCTCGGATCATCTCTTCGGAGTACCGGGCTTTGTTCTTGGGTCTCGATCTGTCTGTATCGGTCACTTTGGGTTGGACCTCGTCCAGGAGTCTGAGTGCCTTAGGGCCGGAAGCCATTATACGATGGGCCAACCCCTTTGCAACCATGAAAAAGTCGGGCCGCCAAAGCCCGACGCGGGAGCCCGGCGTTTCATTGAAAAGGGGATACGGCGTCTCATCGGCCGGTCGGGATCTCCCCGGCCCGGGCCCCCGCCAGGAATTTCCTCTTGCACTCCTCGGAACAGAAGAAAACGGTCTCCCCCCCCTCCTCGAGCCGGACGGCGAGCCTGCAGTCCATGTACATGCCGCAGACCGGATCCTTGACCATGGTGTTGCCCGGCCTGGCCGGCCCCCGTC harbors:
- a CDS encoding YHS domain-containing protein, with protein sequence MVALLSRILLIVLGIWLLRRLLLSVMAKKPGAGRGPARPGNTMVKDPVCGMYMDCRLAVRLEEGGETVFFCSEECKRKFLAGARAGEIPTGR